Part of the Longimicrobium sp. genome, GTGGACAGGATGGCTTGTGAGATGGGTGACTGTCGCTTCCAAGTCCGCCCGGGCTGCATCTATCCGCGGGTCAGGCGCTAGACCACGCAAGGTGTACAAAGCGTCCACCCCAAGAACGAACACCTCCAGCATCTCCTCCCGCTCGGCCGTGGTCAGCGCCGCGGCAAGCCCTGCCGGCAGGTTCTCAACCGCATCAAGGATGTTGTACTGGGACCGCCGCACCGGGGTGCCCAGCGGGACTACCTCCGGCACATTGGGGAGCGTTGTCTGCGCCCCATACTCACAGACCCACAGAATTCTTCTGGGATCTCCTCCATAAATCAGAGGGACTCGAAACGTCCAAACGTCTCTTCGGATCAGGAATGCTACACGTCCAAGTTCCGAGATGATGTGCAACCGATTACCGTATCGATCCTCGTACCAGCGGTACATCCGGCTGACGAGGTCATCGCCCCAATACTTGCCCGCCTCCGGCTCGCGATCAGCATTCACCAGCCGCAGTTCACTTTTCGTCAGAAGGCACAGCTTTTCTAACGCGCGGAGTGGCCGCCCCTGAATTATCATCCCGTCCGCCCTTGCCTCCGCGTCGATCTGCTCCATCACTTCTTGGAACTGCTGCTCCGACTCAATCCTGAGTCCCGGCGTCAGCAGGTGTGCCGGGTACTTACGCCGATACCAATGCACGACTCGAATCGCGAGATCCTCGCCTTGGTAGCTCCCTGGGGCAGGCTCGCGATCCGGA contains:
- a CDS encoding HEPN domain-containing protein, encoding MDWINERLREEGVPFPERPKAAVRLMGQVARAELSYPVPDREPAPGSYQGEDLAIRVVHWYRRKYPAHLLTPGLRIESEQQFQEVMEQIDAEARADGMIIQGRPLRALEKLCLLTKSELRLVNADREPEAGKYWGDDLVSRMYRWYEDRYGNRLHIISELGRVAFLIRRDVWTFRVPLIYGGDPRRILWVCEYGAQTTLPNVPEVVPLGTPVRRSQYNILDAVENLPAGLAAALTTAEREEMLEVFVLGVDALYTLRGLAPDPRIDAARADLEATVTHLTSHPVHAGQAKWSALQVAEKIIKAFIASKNGNYGRIHDLTALAALASTLGLPVINPGWLAALQTLGGARYGELPVTTDEAVAAHHASLRVAVYVGAHLPQR